The sequence ttaaataactacatattaaaatgagcgcatgtaaactagtcttaaacacaccgctcgtcacgtaacaaatctcaaatcgtactgtagattttatatatgtaccgtaactataaccatggtgacatccaatgttcacgctcaatcttaccatacatagtacttttatgatcccaggctggtttaataagtcaaagtttagccgggaagttagcgtctaaaatatataaccgatagtctcaacttagatgcacagatggacataattaatccttgtacggtttgtacctacttgactcctcagtttaagcagaactgtagtttctcgggactaaagtcagcataatcaataaaaaggtttgttcagccactggttcaccatcaactaccttgtttcgacttcgtaccgactgtgttattgtagcacatatcaatcccttaaataggatattattcccaaacaaccggatcgtgttggctaggtgaactaatcacgtttcataaatacaatcagtgaaagctcttttgatttccatgaacggagttacatattagattctcttcgctcccatggtatttagtaagttaacattgaaacgtatccagtgtaaagtttgaacgtaatccagctttaccttctatgttgttatgttaaccaaataagtttcatcgttgttgatatttcattgacatgttgataacataaatactaacaaaccaccggttttggatgggattacttttaacaccgcataatatgctaaaaagtaccattcaggtacgatatgaagcggagttacaaaccggttcactgg is a genomic window of Besnoitia besnoiti strain Bb-Ger1 chromosome Unknown contig00113, whole genome shotgun sequence containing:
- a CDS encoding putative apocytochrome b (encoded by transcript BESB_018870), with amino-acid sequence MSAHYSLVIEQDSFVPYLPYYLIGLIFLQTAFGLIELSHPDNSIPVNRFVTPLHIVPEWYFLAYYAVLKVIPSKTGGLLVFMLSTCQ